Below is a genomic region from Methanosphaera sp. ISO3-F5.
CGACTGGGATGCAAGAGATTTCCATGGTTTTGCTGTACCTGGTATGACATACAATGCATACCTCGTATTCGGTGACGAAAAAGTAGCACTAATCGACAATGTATACGATGGATTCTATCCAGAAATGTGGGCAAGAATAGAAGACGCATTCAAAAAAGAAGAAAAAGACATAAAAATAGATGCACTTATAATAAACCACATCGAAAACGATCACATCGGTTCCATACCAGAATTCCTAGAACAATGCCCTGACGTAGAATGCTACTGTACACAGGCAGCAAGTGTAGGTATCAGAAGACAACACCACTGTATGGCAGAACAAAAACTAAACGTAATAAAAACTGGTGACACATTAGACCTTGGTGGTAAAACATTCACATTCGTCAATGCACCAATGCTACATTGGCCTGACAGCAACTTCACATTATACAATGAAGAAGGCATACTCTTCTCCAATGATGCTTTCGGTCAACACATATGTGAAAGTAAAAGATTCGATGTAGATATTGACCCAGGATACCTTGAATTACATTCAAAAAGATTCTATGCAAACCTAGTTCAATTATCAGCACCTATGGTACTTGGTAAAGTACAGGAAATGACAGAAGCAGGTTACCTTGACAACCTTACAATGATTGCACCATGTCATGGACAAATATGGAAAGAACCTGGAAAAATTGTAGACTTATACGCTAAATGGGCTAAAGGAGAAGCTGATGAAAAAATTACAGTAATCTATGAAACAATGCATCATTCCACACAGAAAATGGCTCATCAAATCGCTGAAGGTATAATGTCAGAAGGAGTGGAAGCTAAAATGCACTTTATCAGGTATGATCCTGAATCTGACATTCTAGCAGATATCCTTGACAGTAAAGCTATTGTTCTCGGTGTTCCTACAATGATGAACAATCCTTATCCTAAAATTGGTAACCTTCTTGCTTATCTTAAATGTGTAAGTCCGGCTAATACTGGTGTACGTAAAATTGCCGCTTTATTCTCATCTAAAGGTTGGGCTGGAGGAGCAATTCCTAGTCTTACAGCAAGTCTTACTGATGCAGGATTTGATGTATTAGAGGATGAGTCTGTTGAAGAAATTTATGTGCCTGATGAAAGTGATTATGAAAAATGTTATGAATTAGGTAAAAAATTAGCTCAAATGATAAAAGAATAATTGATATATTCTTTTTTTAAATCTTCTTTTTTTTTTACAATAACTTTTTTGTTTATCCTCGTTTTATTCTATAGTTATTATTGACTTACTGTAACTTACTATTTATATCAAAATTAGACTACTACATATACATGTAATATTATATATTTACTAAAAAGGGTATAAAATAAAAATTTACTAAAAAAAAGTGTGTGTGAAAAGAATTATCTTTTCTCTGAATATAATAATCCTACTGCTCTGTTTTGATAGAAAATAAGGTAAATACTTACTAGACTAGTAATCATAGAAGTTAACATCTGGGAACCAAATAATCCAAAGATTCCACCTACAATCAACTGTATAACCATATCCACAAGTAATACTGCAACAATAGTCATAACTACTTTAGGCACTCCTATATTTTGCATATCACTGATTGCACCCTGAACATTTAAGGCATAACCTAAATTATTAGTATCTGCTAGCCTACATTGTGCCATAGTCATAGCAAACATAAATATGACAAAAAGAATTAATGCTATTATCATTGTTAACCATGATCTTAAGAATAAACCTATAATATATGTTAATACTAATGGTATAATCATATATACTATGGTAACTATTAAGCAATTAAATCCGTTAGTTAATTGTCTTTCAAAATCTATTCCTGGTGCTTCCTGAGTCCTTAAAATACCTGTCTTAATTATATCCATACCATATCCCTGAACAAAACAGTATAAAGCTAATAATAGGATGATACCTATCAGTAATACTATAATTCCTGCACCATTGATACCATGTTTAGCTCCGGTTAATACTGATGCAAAAACAGAACTGGCTCCTGTAGCAAAAGCTACAACTCCCACAATTATACCAATTAATAAGTATATTGCTAATGCTTTAATGTTTTGTGTAGGATAGATAATAGAATCCATTATTATTTCTGTTAATTCCATTATTATCACCAAATCGTTTATTTGAATTGAAAATATATCTGTAAATATTATTTGCACTTATCTTATCATCACATTTATAGTGAAGTCTTTGATTGTCATATTATTATATAAATTCAATCACATATATTTGTATATAACACATCTTATTAAATTATTGTGATTAATATATAAATCCAGAGGAGTAATCTTTTTAAATATTACAACTTATATTATATTGTATAGGAGAATGCATTTATGAGTTTCAGAACTAGAAGAGTCTTAATGAGTTCACCATTTTATGCACTAATCTCATATCTGGTGTTAAATTATATTTCTTCCCTATTAGAAGTTAAGGCTACTCTTTACATATTATTGTTCGTATTGTTCATATGGAGTATTCATGTTGTGCCAATGTTCTTTGAAAAAGAAAAATCATCAATGCTCGGACGTTGTTTAACAAGACTGTTTGGAGTATGGGAGTGGGTACTGGTAATGCTAATAATCTATTCGGCAATACTGTTTATCCTAGGATTCCTTATTAAAATACCTAAAACATTAATCATCTGCCTACTGTTAACAATACCAGTTATAGGAGCCTACAGTTATTATAATGCACATAAGATAGTAATCAAGGAACGAGTATTAGAGTTTGATAACCTAGGCAATGATTATAATATTGTTCATTTATCCGATGTTCATTTCGGATCTATTATGCATAAAAAGTCCATTTCTAATTTAGCAAGAAAACTAGATGCTTTATCTGATACTTGTGATTTGGCCATTATCTCTGGTGACTTGGCTGATGGTTCATGTGCCGTGGAGGAGGATGACTTGTTAGCATTAGGGAATGTAGATATGCCAATTATTTTCACTTCAGGTAATCATGATTATTACCAGACTATTGAAAGCGTTCATGCTGCCTGCAGGAAGGCAGGTATCATTGTACTAGAAAATAGTGGAATGATCTTTGATGACCTGAACATCTATGGTCTAAGTTACAGCTTTGGTGATATTGAAATGCCAGGTAGGGATGAATTGTTGTCATTTATTGATGAGAGTAGGGTTAATATTGTGAATTACCATATTCCTAATGGTTGGTATGAATTGTCACAGTTAGGCTTTGATATTCAGTTGTCTGGTCATACTCATGGTGGCCAGTTTTATCCTGTGATATTCTTTGGAAACCTTTTCTATGAGGGTCATAATATGGGCTTGTTCAGGGATGATTTGAATCATTATCTTCATGTTACTACTGGTGTGGGTTGTATGGATTTTCCTATGAGGTGGGGTACTGATTCTGAATTGGTTGTTCTTAAATTGCGTGGAAAGAGATAGTATTAATTTGTTTTCCCTAATTTTTTTTGTTTATTTTATATCTTTTTTTATATTTTTTCTGTTTTGATTATTTATATTAGTTTATTTTATATTTTTCTCTTTATTTTTTGGAATTTGTATATTTTTTCTTATTATTTCTTATTTTTTCTTTATTTAGTGTTTATTAATTCATATGGCCTTTGTTATAGTTAGTTTTATTAACTTCTTTAAAGATATATATCTTTATTAAGTATTTTTAAAATAATTTTAAATTATATTTAATACTTAATTAATATGAATATAATTCTATTTATATTTATTATCTCTATCTAATTAGAGAATTTTTATGGAGAATTAATAATAATGAATAAGAAAATTAAATACGTATTCTTATTTACCTCATTATTAATACTTTTATTAGGAATTGCAAGTATCAGCGCAGTTGATATAGACAATACAACAATAACAACAAAACATGCCGATACTGTAAAAAATACAAACGAAATAAACTTACAAACAACTAATAAAATACAAGAAAATGCGGTAAATAAAAAAACAAATGATAATATAAAAGAAGCAGGAAACATAGACTATTATGTTTCAACAACAGACGGAAAAGACGATAATGATGGATCACATGATGCACCATTTAAAACAATACAAACAGCAATAAACAAAACAGACTCAGAAAACACTTACAACATACACTTAGCTGAAGGAACCTATAAAGGCGAAGGAAACACAAATCTAACCATTCCCGGAGATAACCATATAAACATTATAGGAGCCGGAATTAATAAAACAATATTCGATGGTGAAGCAAAATACGATATCCAAAGAAGTGGATTCTATTGGGGCTCATCCGACACATGGTTTTATTATGTTAATGGAACTGGTAACTGGATAATGAACATTACAGAGGGTACTGGTTCAATCAGTATAGAAAACTTCACAATACAACATTCCTGGTCCAATGGGACACGTGGCGGAAGTGCAATAGGATTATATCCAGAAACTACTGTTGATAACCATGGAACATTAACAGCAAAAAACATATACTTCCATGATAATTACTCCGGACTAGGAGCAGGAATAAGAAACAATCCAACAGGTACCTTATACGTGGACAACTGTGTATTTGAAAATCAGACAAAATCTGTAAGTACAGGTAACTTTGGTTCAGCAATATACAATAATGGTACAGCCTACGTAAATAACATACTAGTACTACATAATTATGCACGATGGGGATCAGTAACCAATGATAAAACATTATACATCACCAATTCCACCATTAAAGATGGAATAGGATATGATGGTACCAGTGGACAAAAAAATGGTCCAGGTATCTATGTGAACACTGGAAATGCGGACTTCTTCGCATCCTATGAATCAGAGGGCCTAGTAACAGTTGTGGAAAACTGTGTATTTGAAAACAACCAACAATGTGACATAAACACCGGTAAAGCAAATATCACAGTAAACAATTGTACATTCAATAAATCTACAGGAATATACCTGGCAAGTAATAATGCTGGAACAAAATTCGTACACAAATATACAAACAACAAATTCATAGACATGCACGAGTCCACAATGTTTGTAACAATGCAATCAACAACAAAACCATCATATGCTATACACTCACTAGCAAACTACAACATAACAATAGAAAACAACACAATAGACGTGCCAGTATCACAATACAGTTATGCTATACAAGCAAAACATAACACACACATAATTAACAACACAATAAACAACTACATTAAAATAGACGGAGCAAACTGTACAGTAATAGATAATAATATAAACACGTTACAGGAATACACAGTACAATTAACAAGAAATGCAAAAGAAGCTCAGGTAACCAATAACACACTATATGCTGGATACAGTAATGGAGACTTATCCGTAGACAGTGCATCAGAAGATGCAATAATCAAGGACAACAAACCAGAAGCAAAAATATTACATGTAAATAATGATAATTACACAACATACTTCGATGAAAACGGTATTGCAAGAAACAATATCATAGCAAATGGAAGCCAAATAGTATTAGTAAACAATTTAACAAACAAGAAATTCATCTTCGATAACATAGTAGCAACAGTAGAAGTAAACACAACACTAGTCAACACAACAATAGTTACACAAAATAATGCAAGAATAAGCCTAAACAAACTAGAAATAGATAACAAAAACACTGACGAAGATTATGTTATACTATTTAATTCAACAAACAATAAAATCAGTAATGCAAACATAAAAGTAGACAGTGACAAAACACTGCAAACAATAAAAATTGAAGAAGACGGAAACATAATAAACAATTCAGTCATTAATATATCTGCACCGGCAGGAAACACAATATGGAATGCTGATTATTCAATAGGTAACGTTGAAACTGCAGGAATATTTATCAGATCATCAGATAACCAATTAATTGGAGTAAAATTATACCTAGACACAACAAATAAGAAATCATCTAGTGACGATGCAAGTGTTGATGGAGTAGACATTCAATCCAAAAAAGTTGGAGAATACGTCACAGGAAACATTATAAGAAATACACGTATTAATGTAACAGGTGGATCCTACGTTTACGGATTAAATATTGCACGTGCAACAAATACCATAACACCATTATCATATTATGATGTAACATCCGATAATTATGCAGCAGCAATACAATTAGGAGATTCATACAACAACAATATATCCGGTTACATTCATTCAAATGCAAACAACACCGCTTATGGATTCTATTCAACAGCAATGTCAACCGGTGCATCACATGATAACAATATTTCAAAACTTTACATACAAGGCATGCAAGCAAGAGAAGCAACTGGTGTATTAATAGAAGGTGCAAGTAACATTGCATTAGGTGATGCAACATTCACAATAAATGGAGAAAAAGCAGTAGGAGTAGAAATAGTTCCTGACTGGATGGGTAATAAGCCAGAGAATGTAACAATAACTAAATTAACATTAAACCTTAATGGCCAAACAAACACATCCAACCTGATGACATTTAATAGTGTGAAAAACATTTACATGAACGCTTCCACATTAAAATCAACAAATGGTACCGGAATAATATTAAAAGATACCAGTAATGCTACTATTATAAAGAATTATATAAACCAGGCAAATATGATTGGTGGAGATGCAGCAGTAACATCAAACACAGAATCAACAATAGAAAACAACACACCAACCATAGCAGTACTTACTGATGATACATATCCTAACCTCTTTGATGAAAACAACACATTAAAAGTAGATGCTGGAATAATATCTCTTGGCGGAGATTTACATAATAAAATATTAATCTTTAACAACCACACCCAAGTAATTAACATAACAAACATTGATGATTACACAATGTACAATACAACCTTAATAATTGAAGGAAATGGTACATATGGTGACAGATACGGTTTTACTGTTGATGGCATAAACTTCAACAATACAAACAAACCAGTATTTATTGATAGATTCAATGGTAGCGGACAGAAAAATGTTAAATTTGATAATTGTAATATATACGTTACTGGTGATGATATTGTAGCATTTGATGCAACAAACAATAATAGTTACATTTACCTTGATATTGATTCATCAAACATCACAATGAATGGTAAGAATGTTGTTGCTATTAATTATAATGGACATGATGGAAATGGTAGAGAACACCCAGTTTACATAAAAGACACTAACATATACCTTAATGCAACACAAAAAGCAACGGCACTTAATACTACAGATTCAACTATAAGCTTTAATAATAATAATGTTGAAGCATATGGTAAAACTGTTGTAATGCTAGATGCAAACAAAGTTAGTATAAGTTATTCCAGCTTACAAGGCAATAATTTCACTGGTAAAGCAGATAATATAACTGCTATCAATTTAAACAAGGGCAGCAGATACTCTGCTTATATCAGATATAATACTATTAACCTATCAAGTCCTAACCCTGTTACTGCAGTAATATTATCCGGTGAAAGACATGACTTCGAAGAAAATACTATCATCGTAGATGCAACAAATAATGAAACACCAGTAGTACTTGTACTATCACCATCAATTAATGTAGTAGAAAACTACATACAAGCAAGAGACATTTACGGGGACAATGCTGTAAACAATACTGATGGAACAGTCAAGGATAATACTCCTAATACTTCAGGATTTGAATCCAGGATTAATGTAGAAAACATTACATTTAAACTAAACGAAGAAGGAAAAATAAGGGTTAATGCTACTGACATATTTGGTGATGCTATAACTGGTATATTTACTGCAACAATTAATGGAGAAACAGTACCAGTAGTGAATAATACTATCACATACACACCAAGCAAACTAAAAGATAACATTTTAGAAGTATCCTTTGAAGATCCAAATGGTAAATATAATAATAATACTGTTGAAACAACATTACTTGTTAAACCATTAGCAAGCAGTATCAGTATAGTCTCAGTAGATACTGTGGAAGTAAATAATAAAGTACCAATCACAATACTTTTAACCAATGAACATAATGACAGTATTGGAAATGTAAACGTTACTGTAAGTGTGGATGGAAACAGTCAAACACTAAGTGTGGATAAAAATGGAATTTTAATATTCAATTATACTCCAACAAGTACTGGAAAACAGGAGATTACTGTAGTATTTACTGGTACAGAGGATTATATTAATTCTTCTAACAAGTGCACAATAAACGTTCTGGAAAATCAGACAAAAATTATTGAAGACTTAAATAAAACAGTAAACAATCAGAATAAGACAATTAACGAACAGGAAAAACAATTAGACAATAAGACCAAGGAAATAACAGAACTAGAAAAACAATTAAAAGATGCTGAAGATAAAATAGCATCACAGAATAAAACTATTGATAGTCTCAACAAAAAATTAGAAGATGCAAACAAAAAAATAGATAATCTATCACAAACAGTGAAAAACCTTAACAACAAAATCAGTACATTAGAAAACATAATCAAAGAATTAAATAAAACTACACCAAAACTCAACACTACTATAACAGTTAACCCGGTTAATGCAAGAGTTGGCCAAAAAACAGTGATAACCGCTAATATTAAAGACCAAACAGGTAAAAACTTAGCAAATGGTAAAGTAGTATTCAAAGTCAACGGAGTAACATTAAAAGACGTGAATAATAATATTCTTTATTCCTACATTAATAATGGAACTGCAAGTATCACTTACAAAGTTCCTGGAGGATGGATTAAAAACAATACAGTACAGGTAATATACAGTGGCAGTGCAAAATACAATGCTTCAAAAACAACCAGTAGCAAAGTATTAAACATCACAAAAGGAAATGCAAAAATAACATTCCAAGATACCAGAATAACTGGTGAAAGCGGAGATAAAATTACATTAAGAACCATTGTAAAAGATTCAAATGATGACTATATAACTAATGGTAAAGTACTCTTTAAAATCAATGGTAAAACAATCAAAAATAAAAATGGTAAAACATTAACCGCTAATGTTAAAGATGGTATTGCAACATTCACTTATAGCATTCCAAATAATTTTGCTGCAAAAGATTATAAATTAACAGCAGTACTTAGCAGTAACTATTATAACAGAGCAGAAGCACAGTCAAAACTATCATTATCTAAAAAGGATGTAACAGTAAATGCAACTAGCATTAAAACCAGTAAAGGTAAAACTACCCTAAAAGGTACAATACGTGATGTTCGTGGTAAATTATTAGTTATTCCTAGTAAAATGGCTGTTAAAGTTAATGGTAAAACCTTACTTTCTAAGGTAAGTTCTAAGAATGGTAAGTTTAATTTATCATTTAAGCATACGCTTAGAAAAGGTACTTATGAGTTACTATTAATTAGTGGTGAAAACAGTATCTATAAAAATGGTAGATTAACCACTGTACTTAAAGTATAATATTTAATTATTAGTGAAGGATTAAACTTCCTTCATAATTTCTCTTTTTTTATAAAATAGAGTTCATATACTCTTAAAATTTATTTAATAAAAATTATTATAAACATTATTCTCTATTATTAGCAGATAATTATCCTCCCAGCAAATACATATATCAAAAAAATATATACTTTCTATAATAAAAATAATAATAATCAATGGGAGTAAAATAATATGAAGCATTTAATAATAGATGAAGCAAAATGCATAGGATGTGGCCTATGCAAACAGGTATGTATACGAGATAACATAGAAATAGTAGACGGTAAGGCAGTGGACATTGAAAGTAACTGTTTTGACTGTGGACAATGCTCAACACTATGTCCAACAAATGCCATAACAATAAAAGCATATGATAATGACAACGAAGAGATAGAAGACTATAATCCAGACAGTATACCAGTAAGCTATGATGACATGCTGCAGTTTTATAAGCAACGCAGAACATGCAGATGGTTTAAGGATGAGAAAATTTCACAAGAAACATTCGATAAGTTAATGAAAGGAGCATATTATAGTCCTAACAGGCAGAACATACAGGACGTGGAGTTTGTCGTTGTTGATGAAAAGATGCCCGAATTCATTGATCACATCTACAGTATTATCAGTGCAAAAGAGGATGAATTCTTCAGAATAAAACAGGTAGGAGAATACCTTCGTGATGAAAACCATGACCCTAAACGTCACCCACTATTATGGGAGGGTCAGCAGTTACTATTAGCATTTTCTGAGAATAAGACTGATGCTGTTATTGCAATGACCCGTATTGAATTACTTGCATATAGTCTTGGTCTTGGTGGATTCCATTCATTATTTATTGGAATGGCTGATGAAGTGGATAATAAGGAACTGATGAAATTCTTCCCTGAGATTGACTCTGCTAAGCATATGTATGCAGCTTTTGTTATTGGTATTCCTCGTGTCAAGTATCGTAGGACACGACCTCATAAAGAGATTAAATTACATTACATGTAACAATAACATAATAGGGGAGTGTTATGCTTTGAATAAGAAGATTATCCTCATATTATTCATAATAGTTTTATCCCTGTTTATATTTTCTTCCTTCTGGAATTCATCAAATGAAAATAAGGGTAATTGGTCTTATAATAAGAATGAATACCCGCTTGATGAGTATACTCTTGAGAATATTCCTGTATCTCATAAGTCTGCCGCCGAGGTAAGACAGTTTTTTAGTGACGCAGACACTGATAAGGATGGTAAATTACGGGGAGAAGAGATAAGT
It encodes:
- a CDS encoding DUF4013 domain-containing protein, which produces MELTEIIMDSIIYPTQNIKALAIYLLIGIIVGVVAFATGASSVFASVLTGAKHGINGAGIIVLLIGIILLLALYCFVQGYGMDIIKTGILRTQEAPGIDFERQLTNGFNCLIVTIVYMIIPLVLTYIIGLFLRSWLTMIIALILFVIFMFAMTMAQCRLADTNNLGYALNVQGAISDMQNIGVPKVVMTIVAVLLVDMVIQLIVGGIFGLFGSQMLTSMITSLVSIYLIFYQNRAVGLLYSEKR
- a CDS encoding FprA family A-type flavoprotein; the protein is MKADSVKIADGVYWVGALDWDARDFHGFAVPGMTYNAYLVFGDEKVALIDNVYDGFYPEMWARIEDAFKKEEKDIKIDALIINHIENDHIGSIPEFLEQCPDVECYCTQAASVGIRRQHHCMAEQKLNVIKTGDTLDLGGKTFTFVNAPMLHWPDSNFTLYNEEGILFSNDAFGQHICESKRFDVDIDPGYLELHSKRFYANLVQLSAPMVLGKVQEMTEAGYLDNLTMIAPCHGQIWKEPGKIVDLYAKWAKGEADEKITVIYETMHHSTQKMAHQIAEGIMSEGVEAKMHFIRYDPESDILADILDSKAIVLGVPTMMNNPYPKIGNLLAYLKCVSPANTGVRKIAALFSSKGWAGGAIPSLTASLTDAGFDVLEDESVEEIYVPDESDYEKCYELGKKLAQMIKE
- a CDS encoding nitroreductase family protein, whose product is MKHLIIDEAKCIGCGLCKQVCIRDNIEIVDGKAVDIESNCFDCGQCSTLCPTNAITIKAYDNDNEEIEDYNPDSIPVSYDDMLQFYKQRRTCRWFKDEKISQETFDKLMKGAYYSPNRQNIQDVEFVVVDEKMPEFIDHIYSIISAKEDEFFRIKQVGEYLRDENHDPKRHPLLWEGQQLLLAFSENKTDAVIAMTRIELLAYSLGLGGFHSLFIGMADEVDNKELMKFFPEIDSAKHMYAAFVIGIPRVKYRRTRPHKEIKLHYM
- a CDS encoding metallophosphoesterase, with amino-acid sequence MSFRTRRVLMSSPFYALISYLVLNYISSLLEVKATLYILLFVLFIWSIHVVPMFFEKEKSSMLGRCLTRLFGVWEWVLVMLIIYSAILFILGFLIKIPKTLIICLLLTIPVIGAYSYYNAHKIVIKERVLEFDNLGNDYNIVHLSDVHFGSIMHKKSISNLARKLDALSDTCDLAIISGDLADGSCAVEEDDLLALGNVDMPIIFTSGNHDYYQTIESVHAACRKAGIIVLENSGMIFDDLNIYGLSYSFGDIEMPGRDELLSFIDESRVNIVNYHIPNGWYELSQLGFDIQLSGHTHGGQFYPVIFFGNLFYEGHNMGLFRDDLNHYLHVTTGVGCMDFPMRWGTDSELVVLKLRGKR